In Oryza sativa Japonica Group chromosome 3, ASM3414082v1, one DNA window encodes the following:
- the LOC4333007 gene encoding calmodulin-binding transcription activator 3 isoform X3 — MAETRKFLMPNQPPDISQMVLEARKRWLRPTEICEILSNYRSFSLSPEPPNRPGSGSLFLFDRKTLRYFRKDGHNWRKKKDGKTVKEAHEKLKAGSIDVLHCYYAHGEENENFQRRTYWLLEEDFTHIVLVHYLEVKGVKQSFSRAKEEIMQLSGADSPSCSNSITSQNQMTPQIMDAAESPISGQISEYEGAEPADNCPASSRYNPLIEMQQPLDGIVMDNILYPSSSAICNQVSGYHGELPPGTSNLNGHTFSHSDIARMFDDSSSGLRDISRTLFDSMPYDEHFSGYANGFMEPTLHSSFSMIEANNLEDSSLLETYTSEALYTNNLSQKEADALSFAGISSPEVNGNKYTEGSTKHPLLKQLSLDLFKIESSGLKKHDSFSRWMSKELGEVVDLGIKSSSDALWSSIEIVNAADGPSAPTNEQLDAYAVSPSLAQDQLFSILDISPSCSYIGLKTKVLVTGTFLASKENVENCKWSCMFGDVEVPAEVLADGSLRCYAPEHQSGRVPFYVTCSNRIACSEVREFEYRDSDAQYMETSHSQANGINEMHLQIRLEKLLTLGPDDNQLLVCGNEKLELINAINSLMLDEKWSDQGSPSGSKDVVTPRNQSLKKLMKEKLHCWLIYKIYDCEKGPNILGKEGQGIIHLAAALGFDWAIRPILVAGVNVNFRDAHGWTALHWAASCGRERTVGVLIANGAAAGALTDPTSEFPSGRTPADLASTNGHKGIAGFLAESALTSHLSALTLKESKDSNAEEACRLTIPEDLPEMNYGQLAVQDSHAESLKDSLSAVRKSAQAAARIFQAFRVESFHRKKVVEYGDDDCGLSDEHTFSLISLQKVKQGQHDTRLHSAAVRIQNKFRGWKGRKEFMIIRQRIVKLQAHVRGHQVRKNYKKVVWSVGIVEKVILRWRRKGRGLRGFRPEKQLEGQTQIQPAKTEDEYDYLQDGRRQAEGRLQRALDRVRSMTQYPEAREQYRRLTTCVAEMQQSRDEMLSEAAGADGSDFMNGLEDLICRDDPQMSAIW; from the exons aTGGCGGAGACACGCAAGTTCTTGATGCCCAACCAGCCCCCGG ATATTTCGCAGATGGTGCTGGAGGCTAGGAAGCGATGGTTGCGACCCACTGAAATATGCGAAATACTCTCAAACTACAGGAGTTTCTCTCTCTCGCCTGAGCCACCAAACAGGCCCGGAA GTGGCTCTCTTTTTCTATTTGACCGCAAAACATTAAGATACTTCAGAAAGGATGGGCATAACTGGAGGAAGAAAAAGGATGGGAAGACCGTTAAAGAAGCTCACGAGAAACTAAAA GCTGGCAGCATTGATGTTCTACACTGCTACTATGCTCATGGAGAGGAAAATGAGAACTTCCAAAGAAGGACCTATTGGCTGTTGGAAGA GGATTTCACGCACATTGTTCTTGTACACTATCTTGAAGTCAAG GGTGTAAAGCAAAGTTTTAGTCGTGCTAAAGAAGAAATTATGCAGTTATCTGGTGCTGATAGTCCATCGTGTTCAAATTCGATTACTAGTCAGAACCAGATGACCCCACAAATAATGGATGCAGCTGAAAGCCCAATTAGTGGGCAGATTTCAGAGTATGAAGGTGCTGAACCAG CAGATAATTGCCCAGCAAGCTCCAGATACAACCCTCTCATTGAGATGCAGCAGCCTCTGGATGGAATCGTGATGGATAACATTTTATACCCTTCTTCTTCAGCCATCTGTAACCAAG TTTCAGGTTATCATGGTGAATTGCCACCAGGAACATCTAATCTAAATGGTCATACATTTTCTCACAGTGACATAGCTAGAATGTTTGATGATTCCAGCTCTGGGCTAAGAGACATTTCCAGAACCCTGTTTGATTCAATGCCTTACGATGAGCATTTCTCAGGATATGCAAATGGATTCATGGAGCCAACTCTTCATTCTTCTTTTTCCATGATAGAGGCTAACAATCTGGAGGATAGCTCTCTTCTGGAGACATATACATCTGAAGCTCTTTACACTAACAACCTCAGCCAGAAGGAAGCTGATGCACTAAGTTTTGCTGGCATATCATCGCCAGAG GTGAATGGTAATAAATATACTGAAGGAAGCACCAAGCATCCGCTCCTGAAGCAATTGTCATTAGATCTATTTAAGATTGAGTCTTCTGGTTTAAAGAAACATGACAGCTTTTCAAGGTGGATGAGTAAAGAACTTGGAGAGGTGGTTGATTTGGGTATCAAATCAAGTTCTGATGCTCTCTGGAGTAGCATTGAGATTGTGAATGCTGCCGATGGTCCTAGTGCACCAACTAATGAACAGTTAGATGCTTATGCAGTGAGCCCTTCACTTGCGCAAGACCAACTATTCAGCATTCTTGACATTTCACCAAGCTGCTCATATATTGGTTTGAAGACAAAG GTTCTGGTAACTGGTACATTCCTGGCAAGTAAAGAGAATGTGGAAAATTGCAAGTGGTCATGCATGTTTGGGGATGTTGAAGTACCAGCTGAGGTTTTAGCTGATGGTTCCCTACGCTGCTATGCACCAGAACATCAATCTGGAAGAGTTCCCTTTTATGTGACATGCTCAAACAGGATCGCTTGTAGTGAAGTGCGAGAATTCGAGTACCGGGATTCTGATGCTCAGTACATGGAGACATCACATTCTCAAGCCAATGGTATAAATGAAATGCATCTACAAATTCGTCTTGAGAAGCTACTCACTTTGGGGCCAGATGACAATCAACTGCTTGTTTGTGGAAATGAAAAACTTGAGTTAATCAATGCTATAAACTCCCTGATGCTTGATGAGAAATGGTCAGATCAGGGATCACCATCCGGCTCTAAAGATGTTGTCACCCCAAGGAAccaaagtttaaagaaattgatGAAAGAAAAGCTTCATTGTTGGCTTATCTATAAAATATATGATTGTGAGAAGGGCCCAAATATACTGGGAAAGGAAGGACAGGGTATAATTCATTTGGCGGCTGCACTGGGCTTCGATTGGGCTATAAGACCAATACTAGTTGCTGGTGTCAATGTGAACTTTCGGGATGCTCATGGATGGACTGCACTTCATTGGGCTGCGTCTTGTGGAAG AGAGCGAACAGTGGGCGTCCTTATAGCAAATGGAGCTGCAGCAGGTGCATTGACAGATCCTACTTCTGAATTTCCTTCTGGAAGAACTCCAGCCGATTTAGCCTCTACGAATGGACACAAGGGAATTGCCGGTTTTCTCGCGGAATCTGCTTTGACAAGCCATCTGTCAGCACTTACTTTAAAGGAATCAAAAGATAGCAATGCGGAAGAAGCATGCAGATTAACAATTCCTGAAGATCTCCCTGAAATGAATTATGGTCAGCTTGCTGTACAGGATTCTCATGCTGAATCATTAAAGGATTCATTAAGTGCTGTTCGTAAATCCGCTCAAGCTGCAGCTAGGATATTCCAAGCCTTCAGGGTGGAATCATTCCACAGAAAGAAGGTCGTGGAATATGGAGATGATGATTGTGGATTATCTGATGAACACACATTTTCACTTATTTCTCTTCAAAAGGTCAAACAAGGGCAACATGATACACGTTTGCATTCTGCTGCTGTACGTATCCAAAATAAGTTCCGAGGATGGAAGGGAAGAAAGGAGTTTATGATCATTCGCCAGAGAATTGTGAAGTTACAG GCTCATGTGCGAGGACATCAAGTGaggaaaaactataaaaaagtAGTCTGGTCAGTAGGTATTGTCGAGAAAGTTATATTGAGATGGAGGAGAAAGGGACGTGGTTTGCGTGGCTTTCGACCTGAGAAACAATTAGAAGGCCAGACACAAATCCAGCCTGCAAAAACAGAGGATGAATACGATTACTTGCAGGATGGCAGAAGACAGGCTGAAGGCAGACTACAGAGGGCACTGGACCGGGTGCGCTCTATGACACAATACCCAGAAGCAAGAGAACAGTACCGTAGGCTTACAACTTGTGTTGCTGAAATGCAACAGTCCAGG GACGAGATGCTAAGTGAGGCAGCTGGTGCTGACGGAAGTGATTTCATGAATGGACTGGAGGACTTGATATGCAGAGACGACCCCCAAATGTCTGCCATTTGGTGA
- the LOC4333007 gene encoding calmodulin-binding transcription activator 3 isoform X5, which translates to MQLSGADSPSCSNSITSQNQMTPQIMDAAESPISGQISEYEGAEPADNCPASSRYNPLIEMQQPLDGIVMDNILYPSSSAICNQVSGYHGELPPGTSNLNGHTFSHSDIARMFDDSSSGLRDISRTLFDSMPYDEHFSGYANGFMEPTLHSSFSMIEANNLEDSSLLETYTSEALYTNNLSQKEADALSFAGISSPEVNGNKYTEGSTKHPLLKQLSLDLFKIESSGLKKHDSFSRWMSKELGEVVDLGIKSSSDALWSSIEIVNAADGPSAPTNEQLDAYAVSPSLAQDQLFSILDISPSCSYIGLKTKVLVTGTFLASKENVENCKWSCMFGDVEVPAEVLADGSLRCYAPEHQSGRVPFYVTCSNRIACSEVREFEYRDSDAQYMETSHSQANGINEMHLQIRLEKLLTLGPDDNQLLVCGNEKLELINAINSLMLDEKWSDQGSPSGSKDVVTPRNQSLKKLMKEKLHCWLIYKIYDCEKGPNILGKEGQGIIHLAAALGFDWAIRPILVAGVNVNFRDAHGWTALHWAASCGRERTVGVLIANGAAAGALTDPTSEFPSGRTPADLASTNGHKGIAGFLAESALTSHLSALTLKESKDSNAEEACRLTIPEDLPEMNYGQLAVQDSHAESLKDSLSAVRKSAQAAARIFQAFRVESFHRKKVVEYGDDDCGLSDEHTFSLISLQKVKQGQHDTRLHSAAVRIQNKFRGWKGRKEFMIIRQRIVKLQAHVRGHQVRKNYKKVVWSVGIVEKVILRWRRKGRGLRGFRPEKQLEGQTQIQPAKTEDEYDYLQDGRRQAEGRLQRALDRVRSMTQYPEAREQYRRLTTCVAEMQQSRMMQDEMLSEAAGADGSDFMNGLEDLICRDDPQMSAIW; encoded by the exons ATGCAGTTATCTGGTGCTGATAGTCCATCGTGTTCAAATTCGATTACTAGTCAGAACCAGATGACCCCACAAATAATGGATGCAGCTGAAAGCCCAATTAGTGGGCAGATTTCAGAGTATGAAGGTGCTGAACCAG CAGATAATTGCCCAGCAAGCTCCAGATACAACCCTCTCATTGAGATGCAGCAGCCTCTGGATGGAATCGTGATGGATAACATTTTATACCCTTCTTCTTCAGCCATCTGTAACCAAG TTTCAGGTTATCATGGTGAATTGCCACCAGGAACATCTAATCTAAATGGTCATACATTTTCTCACAGTGACATAGCTAGAATGTTTGATGATTCCAGCTCTGGGCTAAGAGACATTTCCAGAACCCTGTTTGATTCAATGCCTTACGATGAGCATTTCTCAGGATATGCAAATGGATTCATGGAGCCAACTCTTCATTCTTCTTTTTCCATGATAGAGGCTAACAATCTGGAGGATAGCTCTCTTCTGGAGACATATACATCTGAAGCTCTTTACACTAACAACCTCAGCCAGAAGGAAGCTGATGCACTAAGTTTTGCTGGCATATCATCGCCAGAG GTGAATGGTAATAAATATACTGAAGGAAGCACCAAGCATCCGCTCCTGAAGCAATTGTCATTAGATCTATTTAAGATTGAGTCTTCTGGTTTAAAGAAACATGACAGCTTTTCAAGGTGGATGAGTAAAGAACTTGGAGAGGTGGTTGATTTGGGTATCAAATCAAGTTCTGATGCTCTCTGGAGTAGCATTGAGATTGTGAATGCTGCCGATGGTCCTAGTGCACCAACTAATGAACAGTTAGATGCTTATGCAGTGAGCCCTTCACTTGCGCAAGACCAACTATTCAGCATTCTTGACATTTCACCAAGCTGCTCATATATTGGTTTGAAGACAAAG GTTCTGGTAACTGGTACATTCCTGGCAAGTAAAGAGAATGTGGAAAATTGCAAGTGGTCATGCATGTTTGGGGATGTTGAAGTACCAGCTGAGGTTTTAGCTGATGGTTCCCTACGCTGCTATGCACCAGAACATCAATCTGGAAGAGTTCCCTTTTATGTGACATGCTCAAACAGGATCGCTTGTAGTGAAGTGCGAGAATTCGAGTACCGGGATTCTGATGCTCAGTACATGGAGACATCACATTCTCAAGCCAATGGTATAAATGAAATGCATCTACAAATTCGTCTTGAGAAGCTACTCACTTTGGGGCCAGATGACAATCAACTGCTTGTTTGTGGAAATGAAAAACTTGAGTTAATCAATGCTATAAACTCCCTGATGCTTGATGAGAAATGGTCAGATCAGGGATCACCATCCGGCTCTAAAGATGTTGTCACCCCAAGGAAccaaagtttaaagaaattgatGAAAGAAAAGCTTCATTGTTGGCTTATCTATAAAATATATGATTGTGAGAAGGGCCCAAATATACTGGGAAAGGAAGGACAGGGTATAATTCATTTGGCGGCTGCACTGGGCTTCGATTGGGCTATAAGACCAATACTAGTTGCTGGTGTCAATGTGAACTTTCGGGATGCTCATGGATGGACTGCACTTCATTGGGCTGCGTCTTGTGGAAG AGAGCGAACAGTGGGCGTCCTTATAGCAAATGGAGCTGCAGCAGGTGCATTGACAGATCCTACTTCTGAATTTCCTTCTGGAAGAACTCCAGCCGATTTAGCCTCTACGAATGGACACAAGGGAATTGCCGGTTTTCTCGCGGAATCTGCTTTGACAAGCCATCTGTCAGCACTTACTTTAAAGGAATCAAAAGATAGCAATGCGGAAGAAGCATGCAGATTAACAATTCCTGAAGATCTCCCTGAAATGAATTATGGTCAGCTTGCTGTACAGGATTCTCATGCTGAATCATTAAAGGATTCATTAAGTGCTGTTCGTAAATCCGCTCAAGCTGCAGCTAGGATATTCCAAGCCTTCAGGGTGGAATCATTCCACAGAAAGAAGGTCGTGGAATATGGAGATGATGATTGTGGATTATCTGATGAACACACATTTTCACTTATTTCTCTTCAAAAGGTCAAACAAGGGCAACATGATACACGTTTGCATTCTGCTGCTGTACGTATCCAAAATAAGTTCCGAGGATGGAAGGGAAGAAAGGAGTTTATGATCATTCGCCAGAGAATTGTGAAGTTACAG GCTCATGTGCGAGGACATCAAGTGaggaaaaactataaaaaagtAGTCTGGTCAGTAGGTATTGTCGAGAAAGTTATATTGAGATGGAGGAGAAAGGGACGTGGTTTGCGTGGCTTTCGACCTGAGAAACAATTAGAAGGCCAGACACAAATCCAGCCTGCAAAAACAGAGGATGAATACGATTACTTGCAGGATGGCAGAAGACAGGCTGAAGGCAGACTACAGAGGGCACTGGACCGGGTGCGCTCTATGACACAATACCCAGAAGCAAGAGAACAGTACCGTAGGCTTACAACTTGTGTTGCTGAAATGCAACAGTCCAGG ATGATGCAGGACGAGATGCTAAGTGAGGCAGCTGGTGCTGACGGAAGTGATTTCATGAATGGACTGGAGGACTTGATATGCAGAGACGACCCCCAAATGTCTGCCATTTGGTGA